The following is a genomic window from Moorella sp. Hama-1.
AAAGAAATGGGCCCCACCTGGCGGGGGATCAGAGTTCCGCACATAACCGACCGCCGTAAATAGTCGGCGACCCTTAAAACTGCAGCAACATTTTTAAGGGACAAAGAATATACCCCGGTCAGGCGAGGCACAGTGAGCTATTTCAACTTTCAGTATTCCCGTTTCTATATTTATTATCCTGCTCTTACCCTTTATCGTCAAGGGGCTACTGGTAAAATTTATTTCTTGAGCAGGGTATCCTCCACTCGATCCTGGAGGTAGATGCCGTCCGGATAATCGGTGGTCCGGCTTTTTGCAAAGAGGGCGTGGCCCTCTTCCTGGCAATGCGGGCAGGCGCCCCGGGGGATCAAAATGGCCAGGATATGGCGTCCCTGGTCAGTACGGGAATCAATCCAGGTCAGCCCGCCGCAATCGTTGCAGATACGGGTAGTTTCCTCCTGGCTTTCCATCAGCCCTTCGGTGTCGTAGAAGATACGGCGCCGGCGGCTGATTTCTTTTTTACCCCGGATATACTCCTCCCGCAGGCGGTCGCGTTGCTGCCAGGCCTGGTAGGTCTCATCGCACAGGCGGGCGATATACTCGCTGACCCGGGGCGACTGGGCGACCTTTTCCGGGCTATAGTCCGGTTCCCGGATGCCGGAGTAATCGAGGCCGGCCAGGGCCAGGATGATGCCTACATTGACGTAGGGCAGGGCGCCCTCGATAGAATAGCCGCCCTCCAGAACGGCAATATCCGGCTGCAGGCGATCGTTGAGGCGGGCGTATCCCTGGGCGGAAAAGCGCATGTTAGTTATGGGGTCGGTGTAATGGTTATCCTGGCCGGCAGAGTTGATGACCAGGTCCGGCTGGAAATCGGCCAGTACCGGCAGGATCAAGTGCTCCAGGGCGTAGAGAAAGCCTTCCTCGCCGGTGTCCGGGGGCAGGGGTAGATTAAGGTTATAACCCAAGGCGTTGGGACCGCCGAACTCGTTCAGGAAACCCGTGCCGGGGAAGAGGGTGCGACCATCCTGGTGCAGGGAGATATACAGGGTATCCTTATCGTGCCAGTAGATATCCTGGCTGCCGTCGCCATGGTGGCAGTCGGTATCAACGATGGCGATTTTTTTCGGGCCGTAGTGGCGGCGGATATGCTCCAGCATAATGGCTTCCATGTTGATATTACAGAAACCCCGGGCGCCGTGAACGATGCGGAAGGAGTGGTGGCCCGGCGGCCGGATAATAGCGAAGGCTTTATCCACCTCCCCCCGTAAAACGGCGTCGGCGGCCACCATGGCGCCGCCGGCGGCAATCAGGTGGGAA
Proteins encoded in this region:
- a CDS encoding histone deacetylase — translated: MYKAKRRLGLVFFPAFDWAISPTHPEREERLLYTQDQVFEEGILDIEGIREYRPRLADSSDVERVHICVPDVATRTTDSHLIAAGGAMVAADAVLRGEVDKAFAIIRPPGHHSFRIVHGARGFCNINMEAIMLEHIRRHYGPKKIAIVDTDCHHGDGSQDIYWHDKDTLYISLHQDGRTLFPGTGFLNEFGGPNALGYNLNLPLPPDTGEEGFLYALEHLILPVLADFQPDLVINSAGQDNHYTDPITNMRFSAQGYARLNDRLQPDIAVLEGGYSIEGALPYVNVGIILALAGLDYSGIREPDYSPEKVAQSPRVSEYIARLCDETYQAWQQRDRLREEYIRGKKEISRRRRIFYDTEGLMESQEETTRICNDCGGLTWIDSRTDQGRHILAILIPRGACPHCQEEGHALFAKSRTTDYPDGIYLQDRVEDTLLKK